From the genome of Mucilaginibacter paludis DSM 18603:
ACCAGGCTGCTAATGAAACTTCACAACAACGTAAAAACGAGGCTTTAAAACGTTTACAAGTTGTTGAAGCTTTCCGCGATGCTAAAACACGTATCGAGAACAACCCGGAATGGATGATCGTGAAGATCGTTCCTGTAATTCCACCGGAATTGCGTCCGTTAGTTCCGTTGGAAGGTGGCCGTTTTGCTACTTCCGATTTGAACGATTTATACCGCAGGGTAATTATCCGTAACAACCGTTTAAAACGGTTGATCGAGATTAAAGCACCCGAAGTAATTTTACGTAACGAAAAACGGATGTTACAGGAAGCTGTAGATTCGTTATTTGATAACTCACGTAAAGTTAACGCCGTAAAAACCGAAGGTAACCGTGCCTTAAAATCATTATCTGATATATTAAAAGGTAAACAAGGCCGTTTCCGTCAAAACTTATTAGGTAAACGTGTTGATTACTCGGCCCGTTCGGTAATTGTTGTAGGCCCAAGCCTTAAATTACACGAATGCGGTTTACCAAAAGATATGGCTGCCGAGTTGTTTAAACCATTCATCATTCGTAAGATGATTGAAAGAGGTGTGGTTAAAACGGTAAAATCAGCTAAAAAGATTGTTGACCGTAAAGACCCCTTAGTTTGGGATATTTTGGAAAACGTATTGAAGGGACACCCTGTATTATTAAACCGTGCGCCTACGTTGCACCGTTTAGGTATCCAGTCGTTCCAGCCGAAGCTGATTGAAGGTAAAGCTATCCAGTTGCACCCTTTAACCTGTACGGCTTTCAACGCGGATTTTGACGGTGACCAGATGGCAGTTCACGTACCACTTGGTAACGCCGCAATTTTGGAAGCCCAGATATTGATGCTTGCATCGCATAATATTTTAAACCCTGCTAACGGTACCCCAATTACAGTACCATCTCAGGATATGGTTTTGGGCTTGTATTATATTACAAAAGGCCGCAAAACTGACGAAGAAAGAGTAGTGAAGGGGCAAGGCTTAAGCTTTTATTCTCCGGAAGAAGTAATTATTGCTTACAACGAGAAAAAAGTTGACCTGCATGCCTTTATCAAAGTTAAAGTAAACGTTAAGGAACGCGATGGCAGCATCGTTAATAAGTTAACTGATACTACTGTTGGCCGTGTGTTATTTAACCAGCACGTGCCTATCGAAGTGGGTTATATTAACGAACTTTTAACTAAAAAATCATTACGTGATATTATCGGTACCGTTGTTAAGGTAACCGGTATGGCACGTGCTGCTCAGTTTTTGGATGATATTAAAGAATTAGGTTTCCAAATGGCATTCCGCGGTGGTTTGTCGTTTAACCTGAAAGACTTGAATATCCCTGCTGAAAAGGTAACTCTGATTGAGCAAGCATCTAAAGAGGTTGACGAAGTAATGAATAACTATAACATGGGTTTCATTACCAACAACGAGCGTTACAACCAGATCATCGACGTTTGGACACGTATTAACAACCGTTTAACTGCAAACGTGATGGAAATACTGTCTACCGATAATCAAGGTTTCAATTCAGTATACATGATGCTTGATTCTGGTGCCCGTGGTTCAAAAGAACAGATCAGGCAGCTGGCCGGTATGCGGGGACTGATGGCTAAGCCACAAAAATCAGGTTCTGGCGGTGAGATTATCGAAAACCCGATCTTATCGAACTTTAAAGAAGGTTTGTCGGTATTGGAATACTTCATCTCAACCCACGGTGCTCGTAAAGGTTTGGCGGATACAGCGTTAAAAACTGCGGATGCTGGTTACTTAACCCGTCGTTTACATGATGTTGCGCAAGATATGATTGTAGGCGATACCGATTGTGGTACCTTACGTGGTATTTATACAACAGCATTAAAAGATAACGAGGATATTGTTGAGCCGTTATACGACCGTATTTTGGGCCGTACCTCTCTTCACGATGTGTATGATCCGTTAACAAACGAACTACTGGTTTCTGCAGGCGAAGATATCGAAGAAGAAATTGCCCGTAAAATTCAAAACTCTCCGCTGGAAGGCATCGAGATCCGTTCGGTATTAACCTGCGAAAGCAAGCGAGGTGTTTGTGCTTTATGTTATGGCCGTAACCTGGCAAGCGGAAAACGCGTGCAAATGGGCGAGGCTGTAGGTGTTATCGCGGCACAGTCAATCGGTGAGCCGGGTACGCAGTTAACCTTACGTACATTCCACGTGGGTGGTACCGCGTCTAACATCGCTGCAGAATCTCAGATCAATGCTAAGTTTGAAGGTGTCATCGAATTTGAAAACGTTCGTACGGTAGAATATCAAACAGAAGAAGGTGCAGTTGAAGTGGTTTTAGGCCGTTCGGGTGAGTTCCGTATTATTGAAGAAGGTACTAACAAAGTTATTGTAAGTAACAACATTCCATACGGTTCATACTTATATGTGAAAGACGGAAGCAAAATTCATAAAGGCGACCGTATCTGTTCATGGGATCCGTACAATGCGGTGATCATCTCTGAGTTTGCTGGTAAAGCACAATTTGAAGCGATATTAGAAGGTATTACTTTCCGCGAAGAAAGTGACGAGCAAACCGGTCACCGTGAAAAAGTAATTATTGATACCAGGGATAAAA
Proteins encoded in this window:
- the rpoC gene encoding DNA-directed RNA polymerase subunit beta', with protein sequence MSYKKDNKIKSNFTTITISLASPESILERSSGEVLKPETINYRTYKPERDGLFCERIFGPVKDYECHCGKYKRIRYKGIVCDRCGVEVTEKKVRRERMGHINLVVPVAHIWYFRSLPNKIGYLLGLPTKKLDLIIYYERYVVIQPGIKETDGINKMDFLTEEEYLDILDTLPKENQYLDDKDPQKFVAKMGAEALEELLKRLDLDQQSYDLRHQAANETSQQRKNEALKRLQVVEAFRDAKTRIENNPEWMIVKIVPVIPPELRPLVPLEGGRFATSDLNDLYRRVIIRNNRLKRLIEIKAPEVILRNEKRMLQEAVDSLFDNSRKVNAVKTEGNRALKSLSDILKGKQGRFRQNLLGKRVDYSARSVIVVGPSLKLHECGLPKDMAAELFKPFIIRKMIERGVVKTVKSAKKIVDRKDPLVWDILENVLKGHPVLLNRAPTLHRLGIQSFQPKLIEGKAIQLHPLTCTAFNADFDGDQMAVHVPLGNAAILEAQILMLASHNILNPANGTPITVPSQDMVLGLYYITKGRKTDEERVVKGQGLSFYSPEEVIIAYNEKKVDLHAFIKVKVNVKERDGSIVNKLTDTTVGRVLFNQHVPIEVGYINELLTKKSLRDIIGTVVKVTGMARAAQFLDDIKELGFQMAFRGGLSFNLKDLNIPAEKVTLIEQASKEVDEVMNNYNMGFITNNERYNQIIDVWTRINNRLTANVMEILSTDNQGFNSVYMMLDSGARGSKEQIRQLAGMRGLMAKPQKSGSGGEIIENPILSNFKEGLSVLEYFISTHGARKGLADTALKTADAGYLTRRLHDVAQDMIVGDTDCGTLRGIYTTALKDNEDIVEPLYDRILGRTSLHDVYDPLTNELLVSAGEDIEEEIARKIQNSPLEGIEIRSVLTCESKRGVCALCYGRNLASGKRVQMGEAVGVIAAQSIGEPGTQLTLRTFHVGGTASNIAAESQINAKFEGVIEFENVRTVEYQTEEGAVEVVLGRSGEFRIIEEGTNKVIVSNNIPYGSYLYVKDGSKIHKGDRICSWDPYNAVIISEFAGKAQFEAILEGITFREESDEQTGHREKVIIDTRDKTKNPVIQIAEKGTVVKGYNIPVGAHIAVDEGEKIQTGQIIAKIPRSTGKTRDITGGLPRVTELFEARNPSNPAVVTEIDGVVTLGGVKRGNREMTIESKDGQIKKYLVPLSKHILVQDNDFVKAGMPLSDGSISPSDILAIKGPAAVQEYLVNGIQEVYRLQGVKINDKHFEVIVHQMMQKVTIEDAGDTKFLEKEAVNSWDFMVENDEIFDKKVVVDPGDSNNMKPGQIVSVRKLRDENSILKRKDLKLVEVRDAIAATSSPMLQGITRASLGTKSFMSAASFQETTKVLNEAAIAGKVDKMLGLKENVIVGHLIPSGTGLRIYDNVRVGSKEEFDRLMASKTEEEVEA